The Pithys albifrons albifrons isolate INPA30051 chromosome 6, PitAlb_v1, whole genome shotgun sequence region AATAGTGATTTACAGAGTAAACTTGATGGAAATGTAACTGAAGGAAGGGAACATTGTTTTGTACCTGTGATATTCCTGAGTTTGCCAAAGTGATGTCTTTAAGCAGAATTCTAAATATACAGGTTTATTCTTTGATTTGAGGATATTTTTACCAATTCTATCACATTGATCTAACTcgtgttgtggggtttttttactattCTGTGCTGCCTTAGAACGGGAGGAAACTTGTGTCACTTCTGAGAGTTTGGTGTCCTGGTAATCTGCCTTAggtgtgttttctctctttgtgcCTTTCATGCAGCACTGGCTTTATTTGGCAGCTCAGTGGTTTGTCGTGGGGAAACTTAATAATTTCTTAAACTATATCCACCCACGTGGAAAAATCATGGAATGTAGAAATTAAGATCTTGCTTAAAGGGCCATAGTTAGCCCATGGCTTACTTTAAGTGGTGTCATTAATGAGAGCAGAAGCAAATATATTTGGTTTGATTCCTTTGTGTGGTGGTGCTAACTGCTGCAAATAGAATGCAGAGATGTTTTTATTCATGCTCCAGCACTTCTCCCTGTTGATGCTGAAATAAAGGAACAAACCAGAAAGAGGCACAGAAGAAGGTGCCCAACATCCTAATGGCACTCTGGTCTCTGGTACCAGACTACAGTCTTGCTTGTAGGGCTGCAGGATGGCAAGTCGTTTCATTATTTGTGTTTGAAGATGATTCTGCTTTTTATGCCCCAGGCACTCAATGTTGCTGTGATTGCTTTATCCAGTCTGTGTTCCCCCATCTACCCACTCCCCAGTGTTTTGTGGAAGGTAGGCCATCATACCAGTGTTCCTGTGAGACAACCAGAACATTTTGCAGGGCTCAGAGGACAGAACTTGAAGGTATAGAAGGTGGAAATATCCTGCTGCTGAAGTTGGAGATgtaaggaagaggtggaatcCTGATTCTTGCAGTTCTTTATTCACAGTGTGGTATCCTGCCATCTGTCACACTGCACAGCCATAGCAGCAGATGCTGTTTGCAAAGCACTTAGAAAATGAAACTTGATTTTTTGCAGTCTGTAAATAAGGGTTATGTTGGGTCTGATGAGAAATACGAAAATTAAAGCTTATGTTAAGTATGAGGAAGTTTTAGCTTTTAGGAAACTTGAGAACAGCAATGCTTAGAAACTCACAGAGCTCGAGCACTACCATTAGAAGATTAAACTTTGCTACTGTCTTAGAATTACAGTGGGCTGTATTTTTTTACTGCTAGAAACTTCTCCTTTCTGAAGTGGTGATGTTGAAATACATGTCTTTTAACAGTATGGATTTATTCTGCATTTGCTTCATTTGACTTAGTGCTAGTCTTGTTTGTAATTCTCAGTTCTAGGAGGTTGGCAGCAATGAAATCCTGAAAGTAAACAAAGGCATCCTTTGCCTCCAGGATATCTTTCTGCTGTTCTAGGAATGTCAGTTGTGTCCAGTTGCATATTGgctgaatttattttatatgcTCATATTCATAAGTAGTATGTGAATATAATGGGACAAATATATTGGAATTCATATTGGAATTCTGAATTAGAAAACAGTGTTTGCTGCTGATTGTTGGTAACAAGCTGTTTTGGTGCATGACAGATTATGTTCATAGGAATCAAAACTTGTCCTTTTGGGGGGATGAGGTTTTtagtggtttttatttttgtttggttagttTTTGGAGGATGCTTCTTGTCGACAACCAGCATAGCATATTTGTTGGCCTGAATAATAGAACTGATGAAATAGCTGATCTCTGGTTTTGTGGAGGAAAGATGCTTAAGTGATCCCTGACTGACTCCTTAAGAGTCTCCCTCAGCCTGTGTCTCAGAAGTGATACCCTGACTCTTGACTTGTCAGTGTTGGCAGCTTCCTAATAATCTGTAAAAGCCAGAggcttttctgtttttgttgtaCAAGactcttatttttatttaggtCATGACTAGTCACTTGTATGTGGCTGTTCAGTGCTTTTGCCCCATAATTAGGCATCAATACTGAATTTGGTCATTTAACAATCTCTTCTAGCCCTACAAAACTGAGGCAGGAGATACTCTATGAAGCAGAACTGTTCTTAAggaagaattaatttatttagttttacaagtgtttcactgaaaaataattacctGAATAACTGTGTTCACTTGAACTTTAAAACTGCTGTCGTGATTTTACCAAGAACGTATCTATTGATGAGGAATTTTGAACTGAGGTTGTTGGGCTAGTGGACCAGAGAGAACCATATTTTTGCTTCTTCAGCTCTTCTCTTTTGTCTACAAGTATTAGCTGTAGGAATACCTTGTTTGCCTCGATTTGCTTGTTTATCAGGTATAAGGGGGAAACTGGGCTAcagttctgtgtgtgtttgtaacAGAGCAGATTCTTGACTGTTTCATACTTTGCTGTTTCTGCCTTGTGTTTCTTCCTATCTCTGTTCTTCTTACTGAACTGAAATTATCTCCAAAGAAGAGCTTTAGGAgaaatttacatttctttttctccagataAACTAATTCTGGAAAATACATGGAGTTTTTTCAGCAATTTTCTcaggttttctgttttgaagtgTCTTGATTCAGAGTTATTGCAACAttcaaaatacaattattttatcGATGGAGCCTCAATCTATCCAGAAATGCAAATCTTCATCTGGAAAAAACTCAACAACTATGAAATCTGAAGTAACAGACAATCCATCCTTTTCAAGTAAACCAAGGAGAGGACAAGGGATGCACTGCTTAAGGCAGGTCTGAATTTTAGAGAACAGATGATTTCTCTGTAGGCCACTATTGATGGTACAGAAGTCCTTGAGAACGTGGCATATTGTGCAAAAGGCTTGAATAATAGTAGCTGAGAAGTCCAGAGTATTTTCCTTTAGGAACTGTTACCCCAGCACAAGTTAGCACAGGTTTTGTGAGTCTGAAATTCAGAAACCACATGGCCTTGTGGAAGCTGCATATTTTAGTgagatttctttatttattcaCTTGGGTTTGAATTTGTACCAttataattttcagttttgtggtGTAGCTGTTGCAACATGTAATTGGCTTGTGTGAGTGAATCTTTGTGCTAGATATACCTCATGTCAAATTTGTGTttaggaatttttttatttactctaCAAATTGTGAAACTGAATAACTGAGAGGGCATGAACTGCCCTAAGTAAAGATACCCACCTGCCTATCTGATACTGAGCTGGCACTGTTGAGTTGGAAAGTGATATGAAAGTCCAATTAGGAGAAAAGAACACAGGGAAGTACTCAAGAAAATTAAGTTTCACCTAATTACCTGTTTAATAATTAACTATTTAAATAGCCTTAAGCAGCTAACCAACATAATTAATAGTTTATCATGTTTTCCTTGCCTAAGCTGTACACAGGTTTAGACAGTGTTCCCCAAGCTGCTGATGTCACTGTAAACTTAATGGATTTGCCAACTTGTGGagtcattttctcttttttttttttttactttaattctTTGCTGATGGAACGTCACGTGCTCATTTCTGTCTGCAGGTGTTGTGTATGACTTCAGTCACTGCAATTACCAAAGACAGCATTAATGCCCACagtttaaaattcagaattccATCCACATAAATGCTGGGAAAAAAGTGGGATAAGTATAGAAAACATTCATTATTCAAATTCTTAGTTTCTTGTATGTTACAATTCAGGATTTGTGATCAAATCTTGACTGCTCTGATCACTAAGTCTTTATTGTAGTCCTTATTCAATAAACTCCAAACAGCCCTCAGTTCACTCTTACAGACATATATTATATACATAATGAAATTGGGGAATTAGGAATGGAGACCATATTCTAGTGATAAATGCTATTGGCTGCCAGGgtcaatgaaaataaaaaggagccAGAGTATAATCTGAACCTGTCATTAGGTGgaatagaaatagaaattgtGGAAACATTTCAGTGCCTCCTATGTGAGGCATGAATGATGGTGAAGTATTTTTCCAATCTGTAAATAATTGGGGAAGGTCTTTAACTCTCACCTGTCACAGACAATTTCTTTAGTTAGTGGACATGGGTACATTTTTTGCATTACCTGACAGCTCTCTGAGTCCTTCAGCGTTTCACGTGTGAAGGGTGTTCACATGTGAATTTACAGTGTCACTGGAGAGAGTTAAGATGAAGATGCAGTTTTAAATTTGGCTTACACTCATCTTTTTCTCATGTAGAATCTCACATTCAATACTTGGTCTTATACAGGTGTCCaccaccaaaatatttttaatgatatAACCATTAATTTTTACTTGATACAGTCCTGAgatctttctttttccactatTGAATATagtttcctatttttttcagtggaataTGTATAGGATTTGGAAGTTTCATCTGGAAGTGGGACTCTGCACTCCCTGGAGAGCCAGTGTAGGGATGGACTGTTGAGGTGGAAATGTTTAGGATGTGTCCTGTTGCCAATCCCATCATCTGCCAAGCTGTGTCAGCAGCTTTAGCCCCTTCAATGAATGGGCTTAATCCTTAGACTTCTAAGTCTTAGCTATTAACTCTGATTAGTTCTGCAATAAAGGTAACAagttttttgtaaagaaaattctgcatgtatttctgttttcttttcccagcaTCTTTGAAGTGTATGGTTAATTTTCTCTCCATAATGCTTGTCAATCAGAAACCACAGTGAAAATACTTAGACATCACTCACAGCAATGTGATTGAAGTATAATGTTGTTTATCTAATTCCCATTTTCAGGAGGAGTTAATTGGAATGAGATTGGATGAGTGGTCCTCTTTAAATTGGCTGTAAATTGTGGCTATGAGTACCCTTCCAAATGTAAATTTGAAACCTAGAAACTTGAAAATAGTGAGGGAAATACATCAAAAGACTGGGTTTACTGGTTTGCGCTGGAATagttattttcttcatagtccagtgctgtgttttggatttctgATCAAAACAGGCAGACCACACAGTGTCACTCTGTTTGTGGGCTGGATAAACTGTGATATTCTGATCACCCTGGGCGGGTGTTTGGGTGTTCCACATCTGTGTACAAGGAGTGTCACCCAGTGGAGAGGACAAAATCCAGGTGTCATCAGGCACCAAGAAGCAAAAAGGCCGGGCAATAACAGGAAAGTCACAGGATTGAGGGTTTTGTTCATCATCAATTCAATATGGTTGGAAACAAACATGAATTTCCAGGTACAGATGTGTAGCCTTTGAGTGTGGAATGTCCTGTGTTATTTTTGTGGTATGAAGAAAACTATGTAAGAGCCCTGTTGTAATCACAGGTGGTTTCCTTGGCTGTAGGAGCTGTCTACATTTGCACAGAAGATGCATTCCCAAGTAAACGTTTGCAGCAACTCATAGAGCAGCAACATCAGCTGCGTGCAGATGTTCCAGCTGAAATCATACAGAAGATCAAATTTGGAAACAGTATTTTTGTTGAGCACGCAGCAGACCTAGTAAGTAGTAGCACAAAACAAGAATGCATAATTATTACACTGTAATCCAGTAACCATGGGGTGGTTTTTTTATATGGGAGACCTTTCAAAAGGCTGAGAGTGAACTAAGATCTGTAATGAATAAATAGTACTTAATCTGGAATTTGCTGTTAAAGAACTGTTAGGGTTTTATTATGAAATATATAGAAAGataattattaatatatttttagaatGAGTCATGCAGTAGATTTTGTAAGTCATTATGGTTATTGAAATGTAGTAAACTTACTGCTGCTAGTTCTACTGCAGCTCCTGAGTTTAAGGACAGGATATAATTCTGTGTGCAAAAGCTGGTGTGTATCCTGCCTATCCTGCAATACAACACCACAGTTGTTAAACTGCAGGTGGGAGGAAAGGTTGCAAAAAGGGATGCCTGGAATAGGCAATGGCAGAGCATCATCACAGCAGTGCATCTCTCTTGCCCCCCTACCTACCTGTGAGGTGTCAGAGAAGAACAGGAGGGGAAAATACACAACCTCAACACTGTATCCTTGCCTTGTAAACCCAGTTTTATACATTTTCTTGTATAGACATGACTGTTCTCTTTATTGATAGAATGTCAGAAGTTCTGTTTTCTCTAAAACTTGAAAGTAGCAGTTGTCATTccagttttggtttgttttaattgtAGTTTGCAAGGTGTAAGATCACCTTACTTGACACTTATTCACTGTGTGGTCCAGGCAGCAGCTAAGCCACCTTTTCCATGTCCCTTTCATTAGAAATATTAAAGTTCTAATGGTAGTTCCTGGAATCTACAGAGTGTGTTTTTGTAAAAAGGAGAGAATTGTCCTTTAGTAGTACATAAATCTATCTAAAACACCTTTAAAACTAAACAACTACACTCACTGTTAAGTCCAGCACAACAGATTATCACAATTCATTGTAGCCAAGTACAGATTCAGTTTGTGTGTATCCATACACATGGCAGTCATTGCTACAGAGAGACAGGCAGAGTACAGCAACAAGTAGAAACCCAaatctttgttatttttttcacataaaaatctttttttactTGCTTCATTTTGAAGGATCCAGTTGTTCATGTATTCATTTGGAAAGAATGAGGCCTGTATGAGCAGAAGTGTTTGAAGGCAGCATAGTTACCTgtagctattaaaaaaaaagcctttgatATGATAATAttgtttattttgtaaaaagCAGCTCCTTTAGTAGAATAGATGTTAGTGTAATTCAGActtgaaaattacattttccttttaaaatctgtGGAATGCTGGAGGATAAATGTAATTTTGGGTGCATGTAAGCTCTTAACTGTGAACCTCTATTTAGATGTACATAGTGGCACCAGTCAGAAGAACTGTGACTCTCACATTGCTTTTTGTGCCAACACTTCCGATGGCCAGAAGCCAAGACTCTCCCCAGGAGCTGGTTCTGCTTTCTGCTAAGCTGCTGTAGCCCACTCTGTGCAAGGACCTTCACCTGACTAATACAGGCATTGTTATGTGACAGAAGTTGCACCCTGCAAAATATTTGTTAGTTACACTTCCTGCAATTGAAATGTTGGGTGACTTTAAAATACTCAATTAGTAAAACCTTTGAAAAGGAGGATACAAGTTTTAGCTACTTTTGTTTCTAAGACTTTTGATCAATGTGGATTTGATGTAGTATTTTACTGTTAGTAGGTCATTAGTAGAACAGCAACACAGTCCACAGCTTCTGTTTGGAATATTTAATGCTAGTCTTGAATCCTGAGTGTTTCAGTGAGAACAACTCGTCCCCttcaaagacaggctgagaaagttggggctgttgagcctggagaagggaaggttgCCTGGAGACCTCATATcaaccttccagtatctgaaggatCTATAGGGAAGTTGAATTCTCTGTCAGGAattgtagtgacaggacaaggagtaatgggtacaaactgaaagaggggagaTCTAcgttagatattaggaagttctttactgtgagagtgggaggcactagaacaggttgcccaggaaggttgtggatgccccaacctTGGCCGTGTTTAAGGCCTTGTTGGAtaaggctttgagcaacttggtctagtgggagatgtccctgcacatggcagggagggtgggactaaatgatttttaaggtccacTCCAACCCTGTAACCTCCTATGAGTCAATGAAAATAGGAATGGTTTAGGTGTGTAGTATTGCACCCTTGAGATTTTGAAATACCagtaaagaattaaaaagttATAGCTACAGGTAACGAAGTTGCAGTTTGgactctttgttttttttcttaagtaaaacTTCAAGATGTTCGCAAAAAATGCTCACTAATGAGACTGAAAATATCTCCAAGTTCCCTTAATGATTAGAAACTCCTTGAGCTCGTGTTGCAGTGACAATACCTGTAGTTACTCTCTCGCTGTGACGAGTCCTTTGCCCTGTTTCACTGCTGTCTGTGTggcaggacaccttccacaagtgCATCACCCAGaggctctccctgctgctggcgAGGGGGATGGTGAGGCTGGTGGTCATCGACTCCATCGCTGCCTTGTTCCGCTGTGAATTTGGGGTTTCTGAATCTATTGTGAAGGCTCGGTACTTGCAGACCTTTGGAGCACAGCTTCACAGTTTGAGCACTAGATTCAGGACTCCAATAATGTGCATTAATCAGGTATGGCATCAAAATTGCTGCTTATTCTATAGGGACCGTTTAATAAATAGCTGGAGGGTGATGGTGCAATCTCTGTATGCAGGTTTCACGGTGTTGTATTTACCACTGTCAACTGAGTATTAACAATCGATGGAAGCTGAAGCTTCCTTAAGCTGATGTACTTTAAACCAGTAAATTTTAACTACTCAACGTTTAAGAACATCACCTAAGCTTTTATAGACTGTTAATGTTCTCAAAAGTTTTCCACTAAAGCTAACAAAAATAAGTGTATGTAGCAAGTGCACAAAGGATCAAGCCAAAATAACAGAGTTCTTTCTTAACACTGGCTTCAAATGCTGTTGCCAGCAGGATTGCTCTGGTAACTGCAGGCACAGTTATATTCCAGGAGACAGTGAAACACCAGGGACTTTGCTGCATTCCTGTGGAGCTCAGCTTTTTTGTGTAACTGCTGAATTACTGAAGCCCTAGAATGCATGCCCAGACTTagctaaacaaaaaaaaaggccacaATACTGGtcaaaaagaatattttttgagaaaaaggCAAGACACTACTCTTAGTCCATTTGCAAATCAAAGGAGCTCAAGAATGCTGGTGGTGAAACACTCACTTTTGGAATATGGCCTTGGAAAGGGATAAGTAAATGTGCAGGCAGGAAAATTCAAAGGTCATGAAATCGTTGAGAACAGAACACTTTTTGGTGATTTGGGCTTCAGTACTTTTTATCTCCAGCTACAGCCTTGGAACAGTTTTGTAAATGTGGGGGGGTTTGTGTTTTCTAACAAATGAAGCATCTAGAAGTAGTTTAATTCATACAGGCTGTAGTAGCTAAATAGTTCTAGCACTGTAAACTCAGCTTGTAGTTCACAACTGCCTTTTAGTTTGCCTTGAAAGAATAAGGGTTTTCTAACTTGGCTTCATATATGATCCAGTAACTTAGATATTCGTGTCtttgttcccttccctgccctcctgcttgctaaacacaaacacacaaccacagctgagctgcaaaCGTTGTTTTTCTGCTCTAGGTGACAGATGCAGTGAGTGAGTTGGAAGCTGCTCAGTGCAGTTACAGGTGAGTCATCCCCAACAGAGTGTAACAatttcaaacacagcagcatttaaacactgtattttttctaactCTAATATAAAACTATGAGGACATGTGAAGAGCAGTAGGGCATTTACCCAGCAATGCTGTATTTGCTGGAGATCAGCACTAACTCCTGTGCTGTAAAGGGGGAGAAGCTCTCACCTGCATTTAGGTCATAACCCCTCATCAGCAAGTTAGCAGGAAAACTTCCCTGGACACAATGGCTGATGTACTTGCTTGCACAGGAGTATTTTGCATCTCATTTTGTCTCTGATACAACTGATggcattttctgtttgcttaaaAATAGCAACCAAACCTTGGCAGCTGGCATTGTTAGTGgctttgttaagaaaaaaacccaaagtagTATCTTTTGACACCAACATATTAGCAGGATTCAAACATACATATTTGTTGGTTGAAACCTTGATTTGCGACATAACCTGGGTGCTACATAAATGAGTGTTTGTGAGAATATCCCTCTGACCACCAAATCTGGAAACTGACAAAGAACAAGGATAAGgttcaattattattttttaacctgGTTATCTGGTAAATCTTTTACTTGCACTTCAAATCCAGTTTCAACAGTTACATATTTCAAACACAGTtcatttgggggtttttttggtggttttgctGTCACAAGAGGGGGCCCAGCCAAAGAGAAGCAGGTATTCCCCGTGGCTGCAGTTGGAAGAATGACATTTGTTCTGTGTAGAAGCCCTTCTCTTCCAGCTGTTACCTTGCCATAGAGAGAACTTAACATACAGTTTTGTGAAAACACCCTGTCACCTTTGTTTTAGAAGACTATGGCTTTCTATATAGTAACAAATGTTAAAGAGAGAAACAATAGATCACTTCTTCCAGTGCAATTTTGTTACAAAGGAAATGAAGATACTTCGTATGAAATTCATGCATGCAGAGTGTGCAATACTGTCTTTGTAGGGTAATGGGCAGCAGAGTTGTTCCAGCACTTGGAATAACCTGGGCAAATCAGCTGCTGATGAGACTGATGGCCAACCGGGTATCGTGGCCTGGACAAGCATCTGGAGTGGCATCACACTGCACTGGAAGCTTGAGGACTTTAAGAGTAGTTTTTGCTCCTCATCTCCCTCCATCCTTTTGCTACTATACAGTACAGCTGGAAGGTGTAAAAGGAGTAAAATGACTCCTGTGTACACAGTGAGTACTCTGCTCCAAAACTGTGTCAGAACTACACTGCGTCAGGAGTAATTCCTAGTGAAATGCCATTCTTGTTAGATGAGAGAAGTGGATGGTGAAGTACATGAACAATGGTATGACTACCTTTAGCCTTGTCTACATTGTGAAAGAAGATGTTTTTACACTTGGGTATTTGGCTTTCCCTCGTGAGAGAAGTGTTGTGGAGGAGAGTGAagctgtgggcagggggaggcTCCACAGTGAAGTGGGATGTGGCAATCCCCATGTTGGGGGAGACCTGAtgtctaattttattttaatagcatGCTAATCTAGAAACAGTATTAACTGCAGTTGTGTACCCTCTCTGTTTCCAGACCCAAAGGAACTTAAATTCAATCACTTAATGTTGCCTAATGGTGGTTCTGGGCCTCAGGCTGCTATTAAGGATAGCTGTTCTTTGAAATAACACAAGGCAGTTTTGTCACAAAGCAACTGTCCTATTTTAAAACCACTTGTTATTaatattaggattttttttaaaaatagtaccAGAAATGTACTTGACTTGCTGTGAGAATTAAAATTGTACTGCCTTTGTACTAGATGAGTATGCCCAGCTTCATagcactttaaaatatttttaatggttAATTTCCCCTCTCTTCCTGCTTTCCAGTCCCCTCCCTTCATAGCAAAAGCCTCTTTAGCCTCTTTCATTGGAAAAATAGCAAACCATCCCCCCCATGCCCTTGTTCTGTTTGCCTGTCTCTGAAGCTGAGTAACCTCAGGGTTAAGGGCTCTCTTCCTGTTCTTCCTGATATTCTGCCCCGCTCTGTGTTTTGCTGGATCTGGACAGTATTCTGGATTGCTGCCTCTAGCATCCTGTGTCCATACTGCTGGGCTCTCAGCCAAACTGTGGTTCTGAAGGGCATCTTTAGCTGTTTTCATTAATCTATGGAGCTATTGCTCTTCTCAGGTGATTTCTAGTGTTTAGTTACAGGTTTACATGGTTTGTCTTCCCAGCTTTGCACTATTTATCACATCTTTTTCTGCTGTCCTCAGATCACTGCCATGACACTTGCTTTTCCTATGACTGAATTTTTCCATTGCTGAATTAGGTGTGAGAACAAGCCAGGTGAGGTTACTCACAGAACTTCCAGAGGCCTCAGACCTGACCAGGCATCTGCTCTGTCGATGCCTCCTCTCACCAGGGTGTGATGCTCCCTTGCATCACACGCTCATTAAGCTTTCAgatttcccccctccttctACCTGCATCCCCAGGTGGCCCAAGCAAGAACTCTGCATGTTTCTGTGGTTAGAGCTCAGGTCTGTCTTTTGGCCAGGGTTCACTATAGTAGGGAAACAGACACCTCCTCTACCTTTTCCCAGCCATCCTCTTTCAGAGTAACAACAGCCATCTTTTCACGTGGAAACACACAGCTGGgtagcagaaaggaaaagctgtggctggATGAGCACTGGCTCAACTGGAACTCTCTGGCAGAACACTTCTCAGGGGACAGCTGCACATGACTCAAGGAAAGAGACCTTTGTGACTGCCTCAGGAAGCTCCAGAGGAGAACAGGCACAGCCGCAGCTTGAagctgaaggaagaaaactgtAAGTGAGCAGAAAGGATGAGTTGCTTTCAGTGCCTTCTGCACCCCCTTCAGGTATCTCAGGGGATCTTGTGCAAATAGCACAAGCCTGTCTCTGAATGGCTTTTCTAAAGTGTCTTAATTCCCTATATTTGGAAATGACTGTGCTTAAtggtgttttttaataaaatccaaCCATGAACCTTAGAAGTCTTTGTGTACTGTAAGGAAAAACTGagtgccacagcccagcaccagggCTACCTCTGCCTTCAAATCCCTACCTTACCTCCTTACTAACAATTCACTGAGGATCAACTAATGCAGCACAGGTAACATTccagtttttctcttctgtccCAAGCCTGTGGATCTTGGACTGGAATTACAGACAGTATAATGCTCATCCTAGTACTAACtggtaaaaaaaccaaaaacacagaGATGTAGCTGATCATTGTGAGTCAGTCAGCCCCCACCTGGACATCAAAGCCTGGGCTCCAATCCCAAGAGTTTGCCTTGCTGTGTTCTGAACATGGATCATTCTGATACAAACCTTAGGGCTCAGTCTGCAATATTTTGATCATTCTTTTTTGCAAGTCAGCTGCTTGCAGGAATGAGCCATAAGCATTAAAAGTCAAATATGAGTCTGCCATCCAAGCCCCAGTGTACCTGGTGAAAAACACTTTTACCAACAAACTGAAATAACATTTCACCTTAGCAAGTCTTCCCATCATTGCCTATGTTGGTTCTTATTTAGCGGAGTCAGGGCAATCAGTTTGTCTCCTGGCTCATTATCACACATCCAACCTGCCAAATCCAGCTGCCCTCACAGCCATCAGTCACTCGCTCACTTGTCGGGGCTGAATGTTCATCTCCAggtcctgccccatccctcagTCCATCCAGCCTTGGATGTCCACACACCACCACTGCAGCTTTGGTGCTGCAAACCCCTGGGAACGGCACAAAGTGCCTGCCTGCTCTGAAGTCTTGTGTCAAAAGTAACACTGAAGTTTTAATAAATGCAATTTAAGAACCTTCCCTTTATACAGCTTTATTCATCTTTGGATTTCACAAC contains the following coding sequences:
- the XRCC3 gene encoding DNA repair protein XRCC3 isoform X1, which produces MDWDQFDLNPKTVAALKKADIKSIKEILNLSGADLQRLMKLSSADIQCLLKTVSRTLRKNSTLTALQLYQDKDHLTSQHQRLSLGCSVLDNLLKGGIPLVGITELAGESSAGKTQISLQLCLCVQYPYKYGGLESGAVYICTEDAFPSKRLQQLIEQQHQLRADVPAEIIQKIKFGNSIFVEHAADLDTFHKCITQRLSLLLARGMVRLVVIDSIAALFRCEFGVSESIVKARYLQTFGAQLHSLSTRFRTPIMCINQVTDAVSELEAAQCSYRVMGSRVVPALGITWANQLLMRLMANRVSWPGQASGVASHCTGSLRTLRVVFAPHLPPSFCYYTVQLEGVKGVK
- the XRCC3 gene encoding DNA repair protein XRCC3 isoform X3 yields the protein MDWDQFDLNPKTVAALKKADIKSIKEILNLSGADLQRLMKLSSADIQCLLKTVSRTLRKNSTLTALQLYQDKDHLTSQHQRLSLGCSVLDNLLKGGIPLVGITELAGESSAGKTQISLQLCLCVQYPYKYGGLESGAVYICTEDAFPSKRLQQLIEQQHQLRADVPAEIIQKIKFGNSIFVEHAADLDTFHKCITQRLSLLLARGMVRLVVIDSIAALFRCEFGVSESIVKARYLQTFGAQLHSLSTRFRTPIMCINQVTDAVSELEAAQCSYSHPLSE
- the XRCC3 gene encoding DNA repair protein XRCC3 isoform X2, whose amino-acid sequence is MDWDQFDLNPKTVAALKKALQLYQDKDHLTSQHQRLSLGCSVLDNLLKGGIPLVGITELAGESSAGKTQISLQLCLCVQYPYKYGGLESGAVYICTEDAFPSKRLQQLIEQQHQLRADVPAEIIQKIKFGNSIFVEHAADLDTFHKCITQRLSLLLARGMVRLVVIDSIAALFRCEFGVSESIVKARYLQTFGAQLHSLSTRFRTPIMCINQVTDAVSELEAAQCSYRVMGSRVVPALGITWANQLLMRLMANRVSWPGQASGVASHCTGSLRTLRVVFAPHLPPSFCYYTVQLEGVKGVK